In one Elusimicrobiota bacterium genomic region, the following are encoded:
- a CDS encoding SpoIID/LytB domain-containing protein, whose amino-acid sequence MKKNKLPILLLLAFYAAVLHAGRLPDTIIRVAIEENADKVNIGCEGEYYYCDLVTGEKCFLADKDIYLVKPLKKGILIGDKEISANELRFSPETANQCVRIEGKRYRDSILIRKTKTGKITVVNELGLESYLAGVLTREVDPAWPMESLKAQAVVSRTFTLSNLDRHKDEGYSLCNKVHCQVYGGMDGENPRTNKAIEETRGQVLVYNGRLINAVFHSCCAGYTEDVKNVWKNDCKTVKYLTAVKCKFCKNCPQYYWSKNVEESYIRKKLVYKGYTGIAEITGIYFQNKTKSGRSKTIRIKYISKKDKPGETSISSAKFRLFVDPWTIKSTKISSIKRINDSTFKFTGNGWGHGVGMCQWGAKGMADKGYDYKEIVAHYYPSTKIEKWEE is encoded by the coding sequence ATGAAAAAAAATAAATTACCAATTCTTTTGTTATTAGCATTTTACGCCGCAGTTCTTCATGCAGGCCGGCTGCCGGATACAATAATTAGAGTAGCTATTGAAGAAAATGCGGATAAAGTCAATATTGGCTGCGAAGGAGAATATTATTATTGCGACTTAGTGACAGGAGAAAAATGTTTCCTGGCAGATAAGGATATCTACCTGGTGAAACCATTAAAGAAAGGAATACTTATAGGTGATAAGGAAATATCTGCAAATGAACTCAGGTTTTCCCCAGAAACAGCCAATCAGTGTGTCCGTATAGAAGGAAAAAGATACCGCGACAGCATATTGATAAGAAAAACAAAAACCGGTAAAATAACCGTGGTAAATGAATTAGGATTAGAAAGTTATTTGGCGGGTGTTCTTACCCGGGAGGTAGATCCTGCCTGGCCGATGGAATCCCTAAAAGCGCAGGCTGTAGTATCACGGACATTTACATTAAGCAACCTTGACAGGCATAAAGATGAAGGTTATTCATTATGCAATAAGGTACATTGCCAGGTTTATGGCGGAATGGACGGTGAAAATCCAAGGACAAATAAGGCTATTGAAGAAACCCGGGGGCAGGTCCTTGTTTATAACGGTCGGCTTATAAATGCAGTTTTCCATTCCTGCTGCGCAGGTTATACAGAAGATGTGAAAAATGTCTGGAAAAATGATTGTAAAACTGTTAAATACCTTACGGCGGTTAAATGCAAATTTTGCAAGAATTGCCCGCAGTATTATTGGAGCAAAAACGTAGAAGAAAGTTATATAAGAAAAAAACTCGTTTATAAAGGTTACACGGGCATTGCCGAAATAACGGGAATTTATTTTCAAAATAAAACCAAATCAGGAAGGTCAAAAACTATCAGGATAAAATATATCAGTAAAAAGGATAAACCCGGCGAGACAAGCATCAGTTCCGCGAAATTCAGGCTGTTTGTTGACCCCTGGACGATAAAAAGCACAAAAATCAGCTCGATAAAAAGGATTAATGACTCAACTTTCAAATTTACGGGCAACGGCTGGGGCCATGGCGTTGGAATGTGCCAATGGGGCGCAAAAGGCATGGCTGATAAAGGATATG
- a CDS encoding epoxyqueuosine reductase QueH, with amino-acid sequence MTSTDYYDTILSMFDKILLHHCCAVCTPKVLESFKKEFKEVIGFWFNPNIYPVDERKKRQEALKVFSEEKKHRLMEKNDYPEDLWSKSIENNSGEPERCRICYSIRMKITAQTAKKMNIRHFSTTLLSSPHQKHDLIKAAGIQAAAEEGLDFVYRDFRPEFYEGKNEIWNKKLYMQKYCGCLYSINEKK; translated from the coding sequence TTGACATCGACCGATTATTATGATACTATTTTAAGTATGTTTGATAAAATTCTCCTGCATCATTGCTGCGCTGTTTGTACTCCGAAAGTCCTGGAGTCTTTCAAAAAAGAGTTTAAAGAGGTTATAGGTTTTTGGTTTAATCCGAATATATATCCCGTTGATGAACGTAAAAAAAGGCAGGAAGCCCTGAAAGTCTTTTCTGAAGAAAAAAAGCACAGGCTTATGGAAAAGAATGATTACCCGGAAGATTTGTGGAGCAAGAGTATAGAAAATAACAGCGGAGAGCCTGAGAGATGCAGAATCTGTTATTCAATAAGAATGAAAATAACAGCTCAGACAGCAAAGAAGATGAATATTAGGCATTTTTCTACTACATTGCTTTCCAGCCCGCATCAAAAACACGATTTGATTAAAGCTGCGGGTATTCAGGCAGCAGCGGAAGAAGGATTGGATTTTGTTTACAGGGATTTTAGGCCGGAGTTTTATGAGGGTAAGAATGAAATTTGGAACAAAAAGTTATATATGCAAAAATATTGCGGATGTTTATATTCCATAAATGAAAAAAAATAA